ACAGACAAGCCAggaagggtgcgtgtgtgtggacacgGCATGTGCTAGTCTGGATATCTTACTCTCAAGAGGACACAGACTGGAGTGCCATTTACAGTAAAAGCAGCCAGAAGTGTTTGAAgctctgttttttatttacagTTGTCATACCTCAGAATACTCCGTAGTTTAAACATGATTCAGAAGCAGCCATTGTGAAGGTCCTCCGGTAAAATGTGAGCTAGTCTAAATGTTGAAAATCTTCATTTGTGCCTTACAAACCCTGCACCTCACATTACAGTTTTCAAatagcttttttttctttctttttttttttacatggatgGATTATTTCTAATTACACCAATGAATAAGTCATGATTTTGTTCTTGACTTTAAGGGGGAGGCACCATTACTGCTTGTTGTAATGCTTTGGTATCTGAGGGTAGTGAAAGTGATGACAGTGAGAATATGACCTGCTGTCTCACATGTGTACCTGTTTTCCATCCATGATGGTGAATATATTTTCTCAAATGCCAATCTGTGTAgatttgtaattaaattaaactttgCCTTTTTCTCCTGCGGAAATGCACACATAAATATACAATACATCCCGGCAACACAATAACTGACTATATTGCTTGCTGTTCCTGTGTTGTTTATCCCAGACATCAGCATAGATCATAGACTAGGGGTGTCAACGTCATCATTTTTTGatgaatcaagtaatcagttcTCTAAGCTTCTGTAATACTGAGGTTATAATGGTCACCACCATTCAAATGTGTTCACATGTCTTCTCTTTTTGCAGCGCCACTTCACACAGTATGTACAAAGAAAGGCCATACTGCAGGAGGTTGgggtttttttggggggggggggggggtgctgcacgTAACTGATCATCTAACAGGTGTTCTTGTGGTTTTCCTGGCACGATGGCATTCCCCTGTTTGCTTGATCAAGTTCACAGTGTGTGTTTAGGTAATTTTGCAATGCAACAAATGTCCTATATTGTAAGCACAGATGTATCAAAAATGCTTTaggacacacacgcacctctGATCATTTTCACAACTTTACCATTCACACAGAATTTAGCTCTATTCAAAATCTCGTGGTGTTATCCGAGAGACAATATGTCTATATCGCTTTAGCACTTCatctgtttttttccccctcttgcATTTCCTTTTGTTTGACAGGTGCATTGGTGTgcgagtgttttttttttttgttgccatACTGCGCGCGCGTACGAGATtgcgtgtgtttatatatatgtggGCCACGCTAGGGTCCGGGAGCGAGCGCGTGCTGATGTGTATTTATTACATTGTGTTGAAAGCGCAGCAGTAGCCAAAGTCAAAGCAGCCGTGCGGCGGTCAGAAACAGAAGAGCTTCAAATAGGTCCGTTTCGCAAGCCGTCAGCCACGGAAGTCTCTTACTTTGTGATTATACTTGTTCTAACGGGGAAGACCGAGTTTTCCCTTTCGGCGGTTTTGCCAAACGGTAAGTGAACGTCTGTGAATGATGCCTGGGTTAGATTAGATTGTGCTCAAAACAGACGCACGAGAGTAGTGTTTTTACTGTTATACATCGATTATTATCGTGTATTAAAGCATCATATGCGTGAATATTTGGATTACAAGCGTCTCATACTGTTCCACTCCAAACCACTTCATTACGCTGTGCAGCCAAAACAGCCCTTTTTAAAAATGTCCAACACATTTTGTCTTTCGCCGTTTAACACTGGATTTGAGTGCTTTTGTTGGGCATATGTTTGATCGTTACTGAATCTTTCTTGCTTCACTTTTTGGTTATTGCATTTATATTGTAGATGATTCGATGACAAGTGAGGCAGTCAACCTTAAATAGTACGTAATGTCATTTCTGCATAAAAAACATCGGTTACATTGGTTAAGTAGCACTGTGCCGTTGGTTGTGAAAAAGCGCTCCGCGACACCGTGGAGCTTCGGGGTTCTTTTTAGAAAGTGCAGCTGCTCGTGCTCCGCGTGCGTGCGTCAGAGCGCTGCTTATGTGGATGACACTAGCCTAAAGTCAGAGCAGTGTGCTTGTGGGTCCAAATATAGCGCGTGCCAGCCTGTGTCTGGAATGTTACCCGGTGGGCGAGATGCAGACCTACCCATCCGGTACATCTCCAGCCTTGCGTATGGACCAGAGTCTTTAGACCAGACCCACCGACCTATGCTTGAGATGAGCCGTAACGTGTGCGAGCGCTCGTGCTGCAGACATACCCATGATCATCTTTAGTCCGAGAGCTGCAGTCATGTCTTAGGTAAAGATCTCTGTCAGGAAAACGGCCTGCGACACCTGTTCGAATGCTCAGATAAGATGTACGCGATGGCACGTGCTGCTTGAGGGGTAGTGGGTTCGAAACTTGGTGGTCGGACATGAGCGCGAGTTCGCTTCTGCGCGAGGCAGAAAGGTGATGACATCAAAAAAGGTTACACATAGTCTTATAGCTGGCAGGCACATCTGATCTACAATACTTAATGCCTATTACTATACTATATTACTATACACACAGTCTATTTGGAAAATTAACTGACATACTTAATAAAGCATACTTATATGTATGATCTaattaaagtaaataaatgaaattatcTGTTCAAAACAAACAGCCTGTGTCCTGAAAGGTTCTCTCTACACCACAGTGACTGTCGAGACAAATTTTGAACAACTGCTTTGGCTTCATGCTGCAACAGTGATGTTGCTTCTCTTTGTTGGTCTCGAAGCTCCTAGTTCGATGAATCAGCAGCCAAGTTTAGTCTCATTCAGCCTGAATGACCGTTTAGTCAAAGCCACAAACCCAGACGTCCCTTTCCCACAGCTCTGTAGGAAGGAGAGTGTGTGTCCGTACGTCTGCTGacagaggaggatgaagagcggACAGAGCTCGTGATTCATCTCGGTGCCTCCTCTGGTCATGGGATGTAGGAGTTCTCTCTACTGCCTATGAGAGGATGTCTGACATCAAAACTGAAGGGACAAAGAACTCCCCAGAGTCCGTCACAGACAGCAAGGCGCTCCCCACTTGCTGTACCATggcaacaaaggatgagaattGCCACGGCGACAGCTGGGTGGAacagcaggtgaggctggtctCCTTCCAGCTGTTTCTCCTGCTCTgtctttctccttcttcttATATTGTCTGGAATCTACTGCTCACCACTAGTTCATTCTTCTGCTCTTCTCCTGAACAGCAGAAGACTGATGGTAACCAGGAACAACCTAGAACGAAACATAAGGTAGATGTTCTTTGCAGAGATCATGTATGCCGTGGTGTGCCAGAGTTAATCGATGACCAGTGTGAACACTGCATACGTGTAGTAGTGTAtagatgtgtttttttttttttcctgttttcaGACAGTATAGCAAGATGCTGAACAATTTGAAAATCAAGACTTGTTTCAGACATTAGATGTATTAGCTATTAGTGACCAGAAAATGTCATCACAGAAGCCTGAGACGACACAAAACAATATATCTGCACAAGCCAGAGTGTTAACATGGCCATGGGCAGTGTGCTTTGTGAAGGAGTGTGCTGTTCTCTCCCCACACATCATACCCAATTCATGAACACTTGTTAAATAACTAATGAGTTTAATTAAGTGAGCTAGCAGAGGGATAATACTGAAGGTGGTGTATGTAAATCTATAATGGATGCTTTGCTGCCCAACTCCACTGTGTTTCAGTCTAAGGGGAAGTTGATTAGAAGTGTAGCTGTGTGCGATGAGTCTTTACCTGCTGAATCAAACGACAAGGTAAGAAGAATTGCAGGGTCTttttctcaccctctctctctctcactgtccttctctctaacacacacacacacacacacacacactcacacactctgcctgtCCATGTATGGACTTGGAGGCAGAGTAACAGCTGGGGTGAGTGAAACTACAGCGTGTCTGCTTGTGCGCTGCAGGTCTCCGAGGCAACGTGCTCACCAACATGCGACAACGGAACCAGTTCAGATTGTGAAGAGGAGGAACATGGCAAACGAAACGGGTGCAGCCGAGGGAAGAAACCGAGCCTGTCCAAAGgtgactactgtgtgtgtgtgtgtgtgtgtgagagaggggcgggggggggggggggggggggtgttccgGTGGATGCGAGTTCTTTTGTGTATGGGATTTATTTGCGCTTGTATGTGTTTCAGAATTAAGTCTGGAGTATACAGATTCAACAGGCATAGACCTAGAGGACTTTCTGATCACCACTCTAAAGAGCAGTCCCAGGTAACAAGGATGAGTGTCTGCACTGAAGGTTGCTCAAGCTCTTATCTGTGTGTTGCTTAGCTGTTTTATTTTGGCCTGCAGAGACAGACTGATGTTGCTCAAACTAGAACAAGACATGATCGACTTTATGACAGACAACTGGTAAGACTCTGGATATAtaatcctaactctaacccttagACTCTGCATatacaaccctaaccctaattgtAATACTCTGCATACATATCCTACTCACAGAAGGTTAGGGATATTTGGATTTaggtgaaatttcaggatgaacGTAAAATGTCCTGGTTCAGTTAGTATTGGTATTTAAACAGTTCTTctcatcatgctgttcacattttgacatcTTGAGACCAAGACGACACCTAACAATTGATTAACAGTACCTTGTCATTACGaggcttcaaacaggatgtttttATAGGCCACTGAGCTTAGAGTATCACATTAAGGCATAGAAGTGGATGTTCTTTGGACACATCCCACACTGATGCCCACTTCATTGTGAAGAGAGCCCTGTGGAACCAGATGATAAATACCACACAAATCACATTTATGGTGAGGTGAGAGGCAAATGTCAAATCGGACAAGTCAAAACCATTTACATCAGAGTGGTCTGCGTGCTAGACGACCTGCAAGGACACCTGACCATACCACCAGGCACAGGTGTCATCATATTGTATTAGCCAGGGACCATTTACGCTGGACGAGGTACCAGTGGGCATCAGTGTTGTTCACTGGTGAAAGCCAGTTCAGTCTGATCAGAAAAGATGGCCACCAAAACATGAAGGAGCTATCCATCAGCCATGGTTATCTCCAGACGAGCcattggtggtggttgtggtggtggtgttacagTGTGGGCAGTTTGTGACAAGCCCATACAACTTGACTTGTATCATTAATCCAGAGTCATTGTGCCTCTGCATGGATAATACAGACCAAATTTCATCTACATAGACAACAATGCTCCAGCTCATTGAGGTCACATAATTAGGGAATAGCTACTGGAGACTGTAGAAAACTGATGGGATCAGCTGAGTCACAGTGTAGAGGCTCCTAACTCTGtaccccagaacctcaatgacCCTTCAAGAAGAGAAGATGCCATGCCTCAGCAGACATTAAGttcatttgtgaacagtatGAGATGTTATCAAGCTGTAGTTGATGCTCAAGGGCATTGAGACATTGACATCTTTGTTGCGGTATACCCACCACTGTTCCAATCcaatccattttatttatatagcactttaaaacaacaaatgtataccaaagtgctgtacacatACTGAAAGAATAAGAAACATAAAACAGCACAAatataaaatttaaattttgtgtttaaataaaaacaccAAATTTAGGAAGAAAATACACAACACAACCCAAAGCTATAGAAACAAATAAAGCACTAAgaaaatcaaattaaatcaaaAGCCAATGAAAAAAGATGTGTTTTTAAATGAGATTTAAAAACGGCGAGTGACTACTGTTGTTGGCTATTGGTAAATTGTGTGAGATGAGGAAATCATTGTCGCATGCTTTTATGATATATCATTGTAGTGTGAACTTTCTTTAGATTTTCCTATAAATTTCACCCAAATGCCTAACTttttttgtgagtagtgtagATATACACACAAGTTTCCATTTAATGGACAAAATGTCAGTCAGTCCAGTTTTAAAAGGTGAACTTGTGTCTTTTGTCGCAGCTCCTATAGGAAGTTTCCTCAGATGTCTTCCTATCACAGGATGCTGGTTCATAGAGTTGCGGCTTATTTTGGACTGGAGCATAATGTGGACCACAGTGGGAAAGCTGTCATTATCAACAAAACCAGCAGCTCAAGGATGTATGTGgctgctggggtgtgtgtgtgtgtgtgtgtgtgtgtgagtgtgtgtgtggtgtgtgtgtgtgtctcatgatgtgtatgtttgtggacAGACCAGAACAGCGCTTTGCCGAGCATACTCAGGAGGAGAAGACTGAGGAAAGAAAGTCAATactaaagagagagagcagccaggagaaagaggagtgtcaggtacacacaaacacatacaagcaTGCACatgcaaacccacacacaccccatcagtACTAACAATATTACGCTGGTACTCCAGAGAAGCTTCTGTAGGGTTCGGTAGAGGTTCTCTAAGCTGGAGACtcttctggtgtgtgtggtgtatccTGCAGCTGCGTGCACCACTGTTGAAGGAGCACAAGAAGAGTAAGtctctggaggagagagaagaggagtaTCAGAGAGCAAGAGAACGTATCTTCTCCCAGGACGTGAGCTGCACTACCACTAAACAATCCCCACTCTTTAAAATACAAACACTCTCTCAAACACAAAATGTAAAGtgctgtcttcctctctgttctgtgcagtgtcctgcTCAGAGTATTTATATTGAGACCAGGTAAGCATTGCTTTGTACCATGTAGCTTTTAGACTGATGTAGCTTTAAAATGCTGCAGAAATTTCTGTCACCATCATTGCATTCTTCAATTCTCAATCAGCACATTGAGAGTTTACTCCGCTATTTACACAACCATAAGACTAGTTGGCCAAGTGCATTAAAATGCTAAAAGcttatatttctctctcttttcagaGGTCCAGATGACTGTTACAATATGCACAATGAGACCCAAAGGAGAAGACAGCTCTTTAGGTTTGTACAGTAGTACTGTGTAGACATTGTTTACAGTCTAACACGTCTTGTGTAAACGAACCAGTTGGTGTACATGTTCCCTCGGGTTATTTTCTCTGCTATATTTCCACGGTAGCAGGACAGACACCGTGATTCGTGCCCCACTCTTGCTGACCTGTCTGCAGGGCCAGCAGAGATGGTTCTGGACGTTTGTCCAGCAGCAGGCAGAGCAGTTTAGAGCTGGAGTGTCCCTGGAATGACCCCCGACCCTGGAGCAGCACGGACTCGGACAGCTCCTCCTGGACCTCCAAACCCCACTCATGTTCAGACAACTTCTGTAAAGCAGGTATGAAAAATGCGATACCCTTCCCACAATTCTTCTTGGTTTAGGCTACTTGGAATAACAAAAAGTAGTGTTACTACTTTATGAGCTGCTGCATATACTACTAAACCAGTCCTGAATATTCCCTTGGCAATACTGAGTAGTTGTATACAGGGAGTCCCCACTTGACAATGGGTTTAGAGACTGAaatgtccgtcgtaaagcagctttcgtcgttaagcatgaccctagatttagatatgctttgatcataaatacagtatagaaaaaaaaactaacaacgTTCTCGTgcatacagcgtgagaaagagcgaccatgttgccgagatgggctacgctggaggctgtgctgcctcaccttatcgtacacaacactccacaacactccacaacactgcactacactccactacactccactacactccacaacactccacaacactccactgtgctgccactgctcctccgcaccCCGCGTGAAAATTaaaaaaagtcggtcgtaactccggtccatCGTTAACCAGACCTTGTTAAcaggggactcactgtattgaACCAGTTGTATTTTGAAGTGAACTAGCATTTTCCAATATTAAATGCTATATCTAAATCGCCTTTTTAAAAATGGAATTTAAGATCTCTGAAAAATCTGATGTCATGATGGGTAAATATCATAAATCCATGCAGTAAACTGAATATTTCCCAAGTTGCATTAGTTCAGGTTCAGAATGTGAGCCCAGTTGTGTGCTCTGCCACAGAGAACGGCTCGTCCACTGAGGTCTTTGTCCTGCCTCCAGTGCCAGAGGCTCCACCCACTAACAGCTCCGCCTACGTCCTGGTGCCTGCAGAGTCCTCCATACGTCCCGGCAGTCTTTTAGTCAACCCACACACAGGTAAATGCTGTCTTGCACACAGACATACAAGCGTACATGCAAGCTTACACAAACATTGTTTCTAGTTTGTCAAGATTTGTGTGCTGGCCTGTGATTTTAGGACAGCCATATCTGAATCCTGATGGATCTCCAGCTGTGTACAATCCGCCAGGGAGTCAGCAACCAGTGACCAATCAGCTCAACACCATGCAGACCCaggctcctccccttctccaccAGCAGCAAGTGACAGGCCATTCTCTTCCACAGGTAGGAGGAGCTTCTCAAGGTAACAATGATCACTTGTAGGAAAACTGGGGTTAAGGGGGTTCCAGGGGGTAAAAAACTTTTCAGGTTTTGCAAACAGTGTAATTGTTgcataaattaataaattataGTTTTAGGTTTCTTCAGTGTGAACTGGAAGGGAAAGCAAACATTTGTACTTAATGTGTACTTTTGCATTTCATGGTAATATTAGAACCCTCGATTCAGACGTGCCTGTTATCTCCCCCATAGTAAGCGGCCCATAAATCACCTACGATGCACTCAGTACCTCATCACCTGAACGTTCTTATCCTGCATCTCTGACTCGAGCTCACAAAATAAAGTTGCTGACAAGACAGCAAGAGCATCTCAAAGTGTTTAAGTGTAGCGCTAGCACAGATAGCAAGAAGCAGTGCAGGACACTGCAGGACAGTGCAGGGCAGTCAGCAGGTGGCTGGTATACAGTGTGCACAACAGGTGGCAGGTGAATAACAGAAACGAAGAAATGGAGAATTGTGAAAGGTGcaaagcttgtgtgtgtgtgtgtgtgtgtccctcataCTGGGAGGCTGGTGAACCAAGCAAAAGGTTGAATACTGGATGCTCAGTGTCTTAAACACTTTCTCTCAGGTTCAGTACTCGTCTGTGAACCTTCCACCTCAGCAGGCAGTATCGGTCTCGTCCGCACAGCTCTGCCCACCGGACCAGAGCGTGAGTGTGCATGAACACGTCTGAGGCTTTTTGTGATTACTGGCATATTTGTGATATCACCAATGtgcagtgggggagggggacctAGAACAAAGGGGGATGGTTAACATACCAGGTGTGTTGTTCTCTCCACAGAGGGAGGAGCTTTCATCTCAGTTCAGTCACATGACACTGAATCACCAGTCTTCAGGTGATGCATCAGATGTGCCCGCCTACTACTTGCACAGGGCGCCACCCACTCACACCTATGCACAACCTCAGCACAATTATGCCCCGCCCCTTCTTGCAGACAGCTACTCAAGCTCAGAAATGGCAGCTCTGCAAACCTGTAGCCAACAGAGCACTCAGGTACTCATTACAGCTGACTGCGTTGTAACGTAACGTGTCCCTCATGTGTTATACTGCGTATCAAGCGTTCTTTTGTGTTCTTTCTTTGAGGCCTCGACATACAGCTATCCAGGTCTGTGTCCCAGCACACAGCAGTATGGGCCTGCTGGTTACAGCGCGCAGACAGGTACGCAgacagctgctttgtgacgcTCCAAATGACACGCAGGTGCAGCTTTTTAGTGTGGGAGAAAGTTTGTGTCTTACCGTATTGAGGAAGCAGCAGTTATGTGACTGTGTCCCAACAGAGAGGAGGCTAACTGTGAGCAGTGTAGCTAGAGCGCAGAGATGAATGAGAGTGGAAATGGAACAGATGTCACTGTCAATGGAACTAAGTGCAAGTTTGTTTAAAAAAGAACCTAAACCACATTTGTAAAGCTGCCAAAATTCAGTGTTAAAAAAGAATGTCTGTTCTGGGCTCATGAGGCCTTCGGTACGAGTTGATGTGTTGAAAT
This Brachyhypopomus gauderio isolate BG-103 chromosome 6, BGAUD_0.2, whole genome shotgun sequence DNA region includes the following protein-coding sequences:
- the arpp21 gene encoding cAMP-regulated phosphoprotein 21, producing MSDIKTEGTKNSPESVTDSKALPTCCTMATKDENCHGDSWVEQQQKTDGNQEQPRTKHKSKGKLIRSVAVCDESLPAESNDKVSEATCSPTCDNGTSSDCEEEEHGKRNGCSRGKKPSLSKELSLEYTDSTGIDLEDFLITTLKSSPRDRLMLLKLEQDMIDFMTDNCSYRKFPQMSSYHRMLVHRVAAYFGLEHNVDHSGKAVIINKTSSSRIPEQRFAEHTQEEKTEERKSILKRESSQEKEECQLRAPLLKEHKKSKSLEEREEEYQRARERIFSQDCPAQSIYIETRGPDDCYNMHNETQRRRQLFRASRDGSGRLSSSRQSSLELECPWNDPRPWSSTDSDSSSWTSKPHSCSDNFCKAENGSSTEVFVLPPVPEAPPTNSSAYVLVPAESSIRPGSLLVNPHTGQPYLNPDGSPAVYNPPGSQQPVTNQLNTMQTQAPPLLHQQQVTGHSLPQVQYSSVNLPPQQAVSVSSAQLCPPDQSREELSSQFSHMTLNHQSSGDASDVPAYYLHRAPPTHTYAQPQHNYAPPLLADSYSSSEMAALQTCSQQSTQASTYSYPGLCPSTQQYGPAGYSAQTGYAGLLANQQAYPNMVGTQVLPQTQQSIMGSYPPTCSYQMEARLQSYPSALIVPQHSGQSQSSAPPTGRSVFCSTLPPSPPPPVSILGVPCQSNSCRNTCIRNQCWY